Proteins found in one Candidatus Poribacteria bacterium genomic segment:
- the rplQ gene encoding 50S ribosomal protein L17 has product MRHRKDHRKLGRTTSHRRALLANQAVALFRHERIKTTEAKCKELRRVAEKLITLAKKNTLHSRRLAAKWIRDKEVLRKLFDEIGPRYMDRNGGYTRIVKIGPRFKDAAPMAYIELV; this is encoded by the coding sequence ATGAGACACAGGAAGGATCACAGGAAGCTGGGGAGAACGACGAGTCATAGAAGAGCCCTGCTGGCCAACCAAGCCGTTGCCCTTTTCAGACACGAGAGGATCAAAACGACGGAGGCTAAATGCAAGGAGCTGAGGAGAGTTGCTGAGAAGCTCATAACTTTGGCCAAGAAGAACACCCTCCATTCCCGAAGGCTCGCCGCCAAATGGATAAGGGATAAGGAGGTGCTCAGAAAGCTTTTCGATGAGATAGGGCCGAGGTATATGGACAGGAACGGCGGATATACCAGAATCGTCAAGATCGGACCACGTTTCAAAGATGCGGCTCCGATGGCCTATATCGAGCTTGTCTGA
- a CDS encoding PqqD family peptide modification chaperone, whose protein sequence is MRLERNPEVILLEEENGAILYDPRSESAYAVNKAGLILWKLCDGSITREELEEALAKRFGKESEMFKDSIAFLDFLAQNGLISGETPPREEGEQPEREEGIPTLSSLYLYITDKCNLACQHCWVTPTFTDEPVEGSVSLEDYKRFIEQAVPLGLSGVKITGGEPLLWKRLPELIEFLSSKKIGISIETNGTLINEEFADLFRSNNVPVSVSIDAAEAEIHDRFRGRKGAFKMALKGLKILIERNLEPLVIMALYKENMDQIEQLLKLCSELGVKRFKINPVNELGRGKDLARKGLLLSRDELIELLEKSEGEWQDKYGINVLFTYPCSLKPVSFLIKGGIPICPFKNLLSVLADGSITFCGFGYSEPRWIMGNIKDVDLESLWRENDLLREARESIPDKLEGICSKCILKNRCQGGCRAMAMEVYGSLTAPDPTCQAFYDAGQFPETRMIPHHTPK, encoded by the coding sequence ATGAGACTGGAGAGAAATCCCGAGGTCATCCTGCTTGAGGAGGAGAACGGTGCTATACTCTATGATCCTCGATCTGAAAGCGCCTACGCTGTAAACAAAGCAGGTCTGATCCTGTGGAAGCTGTGCGATGGTTCCATCACAAGGGAGGAACTTGAAGAAGCCCTCGCCAAGAGGTTCGGCAAAGAGAGCGAGATGTTCAAGGACTCAATCGCTTTCCTCGACTTCCTCGCCCAGAACGGGTTGATCTCAGGTGAGACTCCTCCCAGGGAAGAAGGCGAACAACCCGAGCGAGAAGAAGGAATTCCCACCCTATCCTCCCTATACCTCTATATCACGGATAAATGTAACCTAGCCTGTCAACACTGTTGGGTCACCCCCACCTTCACCGATGAACCGGTCGAGGGGAGCGTAAGCTTGGAGGATTACAAACGTTTCATAGAACAAGCTGTCCCGCTCGGACTTTCAGGAGTGAAGATAACGGGAGGGGAACCGCTGCTGTGGAAAAGACTGCCTGAGTTGATCGAATTCCTGAGTTCCAAGAAGATCGGCATATCCATCGAGACCAATGGCACTCTCATAAACGAGGAGTTCGCAGATCTGTTCCGCTCAAACAACGTCCCTGTAAGCGTCAGCATAGATGCGGCTGAAGCTGAAATACACGACAGGTTCCGAGGTAGGAAAGGTGCCTTCAAAATGGCGCTTAAAGGTCTTAAAATCCTCATCGAGCGCAATCTGGAACCTCTGGTAATCATGGCTTTATACAAGGAGAACATGGATCAGATAGAGCAGCTTCTGAAGCTATGTTCAGAGCTGGGCGTTAAGCGGTTCAAGATAAACCCGGTGAATGAGCTCGGTCGAGGCAAGGACTTGGCCCGAAAAGGTCTGCTGCTCTCAAGAGATGAACTGATCGAGCTCCTTGAGAAATCCGAAGGGGAATGGCAGGATAAATACGGCATCAATGTGCTTTTCACATATCCATGTTCCCTTAAACCCGTTAGCTTCCTCATAAAAGGAGGTATTCCAATCTGTCCTTTTAAAAATTTGCTCTCCGTGCTTGCCGATGGGAGCATTACCTTCTGTGGTTTCGGTTACTCGGAGCCGAGATGGATCATGGGAAACATCAAAGATGTGGATTTGGAAAGCCTTTGGAGGGAGAACGATCTCCTTAGGGAAGCGCGGGAGAGCATACCCGATAAGCTCGAAGGCATCTGTAGCAAGTGCATCCTGAAAAACAGGTGTCAGGGAGGTTGCAGGGCGATGGCGATGGAGGTATACGGCTCCCTGACGGCGCCAGACCCAACTTGTCAGGCTTTCTACGATGCGGGTCAATTCCCAGAAACTCGCATGATCCCTCACCATACCCCTAAGTAA
- a CDS encoding phosphatase PAP2 family protein — translation MLKAIESKTGFAPADYLFGSIALSTPFIEGGVTLKLLRDDDGLPLASSLLLTQITCLSIKYIIDRPRPNIRRYKPRLWNTRITPSFPSGHTASSFAFATFISSRYPRYRPYLWLYACLSGFSQIYVGNHYPSDVLVGALLGYAVARITNGLFERFR, via the coding sequence TTGCTCAAAGCGATCGAATCGAAAACCGGGTTCGCCCCGGCGGATTATCTGTTCGGGTCTATCGCCCTCTCGACCCCCTTTATAGAAGGTGGTGTAACCCTCAAGCTTCTGAGGGATGATGACGGCCTACCGCTGGCCTCATCGCTGCTTCTCACCCAGATCACCTGCCTGTCTATAAAGTATATAATCGACAGGCCAAGGCCAAACATCAGGAGGTATAAACCCAGGCTTTGGAACACCAGGATAACTCCTTCTTTCCCCTCCGGTCACACGGCCTCCTCCTTTGCCTTCGCCACCTTCATCTCCAGCAGATATCCGAGATATCGACCTTACCTCTGGCTTTATGCGTGTCTGTCGGGATTCTCTCAGATATATGTCGGCAACCATTACCCAAGCGACGTACTTGTCGGAGCCCTGCTGGGCTACGCGGTCGCCAGAATCACGAACGGCCTTTTCGAACGGTTCCGATAA
- a CDS encoding twin-arginine translocase TatA/TatE family subunit has product MGSIGWSEIMIILFAVLMLFGTKKLPEVGRSLGKAIKEFKSARDELIEDLNFSEEEEVDETGEKSRGHPA; this is encoded by the coding sequence GTGGGAAGCATCGGATGGTCAGAGATAATGATTATCCTCTTCGCCGTGCTGATGTTATTTGGCACGAAAAAACTGCCTGAAGTGGGCAGATCCCTCGGTAAAGCGATAAAGGAGTTTAAAAGCGCTAGAGATGAGCTGATTGAGGATCTGAACTTCTCTGAAGAGGAGGAAGTAGATGAGACTGGAGAGAAATCCCGAGGTCATCCTGCTTGA
- a CDS encoding MFS transporter → MGGINRWTLMIPRFCAYGFLKNLRFFEVFLILFLRQKGLSFLEIGTLIGIREMTAMILEVPTGIVADLIGRRKAMITAFLSYIFSFLFYYAAGSFLWFLPAVILFGIGDALRSGTHKAMILEYLDLRGLSDKKVEVYGRTRSWSQIGSALSTVIAAALVFYKGDYGIVFLASLIPYVLDLGLMISYPRELDGKRSGRLSLRTIFDFTIHSFRNCWSVKPLRIALLNSSLDKGIYKVAKDYLQPVLKASSVVLLPFLVRFFPGATEQQATAVAIGIVYSILYLANSQASRRAYVVQRWLGGSKSALNWTYFSLLLISFMAFLALRFDLRYLAVLAFLMLAFVENARRPMLVSYLGAFMERKQRATVLSVESQLSALAAMVVGPVMGFFADHFGISGVFIISILLFTVLGIPLRIREEG, encoded by the coding sequence ATGGGAGGGATAAACAGGTGGACGTTGATGATCCCGCGCTTTTGCGCGTACGGATTCCTGAAGAACCTCCGCTTCTTCGAGGTATTCCTGATCCTTTTCCTGCGGCAAAAGGGGCTGAGCTTTTTGGAGATCGGCACGCTGATCGGCATTCGGGAGATGACAGCCATGATCCTGGAAGTTCCGACGGGAATCGTGGCCGATCTGATCGGAAGGCGTAAGGCGATGATCACGGCCTTCCTCTCCTATATATTCAGCTTCCTCTTCTACTACGCCGCTGGGAGTTTCCTATGGTTTCTGCCCGCCGTAATACTCTTCGGCATAGGGGATGCCCTGCGATCAGGCACGCATAAGGCGATGATACTGGAGTACCTGGATCTGCGCGGGCTTTCGGACAAAAAGGTGGAGGTGTACGGTCGAACCCGATCTTGGTCACAGATCGGCTCTGCCCTGAGCACGGTCATTGCGGCGGCATTGGTGTTCTACAAGGGAGATTATGGGATCGTCTTCCTGGCGAGCTTGATCCCATATGTCCTGGACCTTGGCCTGATGATCTCCTACCCAAGGGAGCTTGATGGGAAGAGATCAGGGCGTCTGTCGCTGAGGACGATATTCGATTTCACGATTCACTCCTTCAGGAACTGTTGGAGCGTAAAACCATTGCGTATTGCACTGCTTAACAGCTCCCTGGACAAGGGAATTTACAAGGTTGCCAAGGACTACCTGCAGCCTGTTCTGAAGGCCAGCTCGGTGGTGCTCCTGCCGTTTCTGGTGAGATTTTTCCCGGGGGCGACCGAACAACAGGCCACCGCAGTGGCGATCGGTATAGTCTATTCGATCCTCTATTTAGCCAACTCACAGGCCTCCCGCAGAGCATATGTGGTTCAGAGGTGGCTTGGCGGTTCAAAGAGCGCTTTGAATTGGACCTACTTCTCTCTCCTGCTCATATCATTCATGGCCTTCCTGGCGTTAAGGTTTGACCTTCGATACCTCGCCGTCCTGGCCTTCCTCATGCTGGCCTTCGTCGAGAACGCCCGCCGACCGATGCTGGTCTCATACCTGGGAGCGTTTATGGAGAGGAAACAACGGGCTACTGTTCTATCGGTGGAATCACAGCTGAGCGCACTTGCAGCCATGGTGGTGGGGCCGGTCATGGGATTCTTTGCCGATCATTTCGGAATATCCGGCGTATTTATAATCTCTATTTTGCTTTTCACCGTTCTGGGGATTCCTCTACGGATCAGGGAGGAGGGATGA
- a CDS encoding glycosyltransferase family 4 protein — translation MLGIEARYEGRLDLIPLGVDTSLYRPRDKSDARTQIELPQDKLIILWVGRFSAYDKADLFPLLIVFKKVAEKHPDTVLVLAGDDKHRYGAKVKTLAGELGVADKVIFKLNPSMTSLLLLYSASDVFIAPSDSIQESFGLVVIEAMASGLPVVVSDWNGYKELVIHGETGFKVPTYWARCDRMISPVAPLTSWLINHLYLGQSVCVDLGRMEEYLLALVENPDLRSRMGEKAREHVVTNYDWKGVVKRYEELWMELKGEAKRRGREIKRVLSFEPQYFRVFNHYPTEVLDEESEIKLTESGKELLRGESKTVEFYAEMKALLDPGVMEEVVTKLGEIDRWVRIGEIADMIKETHGVPSEIVIFQIMWMMKYGVLETKKEVNQDGS, via the coding sequence ATGTTGGGAATTGAAGCTCGATATGAAGGGAGATTGGATCTTATCCCTCTTGGCGTTGACACATCGCTTTATCGACCTAGGGATAAATCCGATGCAAGGACTCAAATCGAGTTGCCTCAGGATAAGCTTATAATCCTTTGGGTTGGGAGGTTTTCCGCTTATGATAAGGCAGATCTCTTCCCCCTTCTGATCGTCTTTAAAAAGGTTGCAGAAAAACATCCGGATACGGTCTTGGTCCTCGCTGGAGATGACAAACACAGATATGGTGCCAAGGTCAAGACACTCGCCGGTGAGCTCGGTGTAGCCGACAAAGTTATCTTCAAGCTGAACCCATCTATGACAAGCCTGCTTCTCCTCTATTCCGCCAGCGACGTGTTCATCGCACCGAGCGATAGTATCCAGGAGAGTTTCGGCCTTGTGGTAATAGAGGCGATGGCCTCTGGACTTCCGGTGGTGGTTTCGGATTGGAACGGATATAAGGAGCTGGTGATTCACGGCGAGACCGGTTTCAAAGTTCCAACGTATTGGGCGAGATGTGATAGAATGATATCTCCCGTCGCTCCACTCACATCGTGGCTCATTAATCATCTGTACCTCGGTCAATCGGTGTGCGTGGATCTGGGGAGGATGGAGGAATATCTGCTAGCGCTCGTTGAGAATCCAGATCTCAGATCAAGGATGGGTGAGAAAGCCAGGGAACACGTTGTGACAAACTACGATTGGAAAGGGGTTGTAAAGCGATATGAGGAGCTGTGGATGGAGTTGAAAGGGGAGGCCAAACGAAGGGGGAGAGAGATTAAAAGGGTGCTATCGTTTGAACCCCAGTATTTCAGGGTTTTTAACCATTATCCCACAGAGGTTCTGGATGAGGAGAGCGAGATAAAGCTGACCGAAAGCGGTAAGGAGCTTCTCAGAGGGGAATCCAAAACTGTTGAATTCTACGCTGAGATGAAAGCTCTGCTTGATCCGGGTGTGATGGAAGAAGTGGTAACTAAGCTCGGTGAGATCGATAGATGGGTGAGGATTGGAGAGATAGCGGATATGATAAAGGAAACCCATGGTGTTCCATCGGAGATCGTAATTTTTCAGATAATGTGGATGATGAAATATGGAGTTTTAGAAACCAAAAAGGAGGTGAATCAAGATGGGAGCTGA
- a CDS encoding PHP domain-containing protein — MFKLDYHIHTRLSPCAAQEMSIENILEHESEKGMEVIALTDHCYGFEYSIKNVSRARLSVKETVSRMVKEERISKSMKVLFGVEAEILEYRYVSVTPELAGEFDFVLVAPNHYHSLNMVFNLITPSLLAINEFYNFQAAVKNPATDAIVHPFLLRPQVFGMSKDEMAEFSKRMMEKLNWKELAETLEIAAQRGIGIELSPRFIKYKQNHLMDFYALCLEKGVKILIGSNSHSLKELDSLELLDPILEQLGIGEENLWHPYEWEW, encoded by the coding sequence ATGTTTAAGCTTGATTATCATATTCACACCCGGCTTTCGCCCTGCGCGGCGCAGGAGATGTCCATAGAAAACATATTAGAGCATGAAAGCGAAAAGGGCATGGAGGTGATCGCCCTAACGGATCACTGTTACGGTTTCGAATACAGCATTAAAAATGTATCCCGCGCCAGGCTATCTGTCAAGGAGACCGTCTCCCGAATGGTGAAGGAGGAGAGGATAAGCAAGTCGATGAAGGTTCTCTTCGGCGTGGAGGCTGAGATACTGGAGTATCGATATGTTTCAGTTACGCCCGAGCTGGCGGGGGAGTTCGATTTCGTCCTCGTGGCCCCGAATCACTACCACTCGCTGAACATGGTCTTCAACCTCATTACCCCCTCTCTTCTGGCGATAAACGAGTTTTACAACTTCCAGGCGGCCGTTAAGAACCCCGCTACGGATGCCATAGTTCACCCATTCCTCCTTCGTCCCCAGGTCTTCGGCATGTCCAAGGATGAGATGGCTGAGTTTTCAAAGCGAATGATGGAGAAGTTGAACTGGAAAGAGCTGGCAGAGACGCTTGAGATAGCGGCGCAGAGAGGAATCGGAATAGAGCTGAGCCCGAGGTTCATCAAATACAAGCAGAATCACCTTATGGACTTTTACGCACTGTGTCTGGAGAAGGGAGTCAAAATTCTTATAGGAAGCAACTCCCATTCGTTGAAAGAGCTGGATAGCCTGGAATTGCTCGATCCGATCCTGGAACAGCTCGGTATAGGAGAGGAGAACCTCTGGCATCCATACGAATGGGAATGGTGA